Below is a genomic region from Zea mays cultivar B73 chromosome 9, Zm-B73-REFERENCE-NAM-5.0, whole genome shotgun sequence.
acaatgggtaaatacgcggtcatcacgtcttcggatgccccagcagctcgagcagcggtggtgtagacggctagccaaccccctggatcctgcttaggttcatatttgtcgacattggataccttgaagttgggaggccattggatggccctaaggcgcggagtaagagcagacactccgcaggtgtcctcctgtcgtcggggatgatgcctatcccggggaggggagtagttgttgtggttcctcgaccgtccccgggtagtaccgccagttgaggccgttgccgactcagttctggtggcctggctccgagctgggatgccatgatccctgtcgtactcctcccggcggcggatctcgttctcatgccgccgttcacgcgaagcattgatggagcttcgcgcgtctcggcgactattgatggcgtgtcgtagattgtTCGGCGGGTGagagagcggtagaagatggttggctgcctgggtgaacagtcgtcggtagccctcggcgtcgggagtccgagggagtccatcagctatccgagctaatactcctccgacttcgctcggcgtgttcatggctcgggcaaagtcggggttcaggttgcacccgaagagtggattctcccggcgttgccttacatcttgctcggcttgttcctgagcccggcggcgatcacgtcgtcaggagttccttcgttctctgaagacacgttcttccggagtttctcctatctccgagacctcgtctcgcgagacaggttgctccggatcccgttctccggtcgcgtgatgtcgtcgaatgttcctgcgccggttcctccgtcggcgggattctcgttgaggcggttcttctccgggtgcggtcggctcgtcgtcggagacggtaggcgactccactctcccgatgaagaggacgtcagggtagaatggtgctgctgtcgtggcgaccttctttccgttctcctttgagggcggaggaacggaaagaacaacttgcttccccttggtctccttcttcctcgcgatctgtgtccattcttttgtcggggaagtagacagcggagttctccgggtcagcgggccctcggcccccgactttccgaagacgatctttttccggagagctggaggttgcgcttctccggcattttcggagtttgttggaggagacttcttttccggcggatccacaatgcggtgtagagttccctcttcatccgccacggatgagattattccgaagcagaatatggatctgggacgcagggtgatcttgctgtagaaggtgacggccattgagctagcttggatcgtcgacataccccctacctggcgcgccagctgtcggtgttttgggtccgaccgcacacccggggttgcccctcaaggtgtttttaggagtaggacggtgtcgacaactgtagcaaaatggttcgtgccgattgcacgagggacagtggacaaagtttacaggttcgggccgcttagagatgcgtaacaccctacgtcctggtgagtatgcttggtgaacgtggttacaagagagctctccagattgagaatacagagagttggtgtgggtggctgaaagtcgcctagagggggggtgaatagggcgaaactgaaatttataaatataaacacaactacaagccggggttagcgttagtaataaagagacgagtccacgagagagggtggaaaacaaatcgcaagcaaatgaagagtgtgacacgcggatttgttttaccgaggttcggttcttgcaaacctactccccgttgaggaggccacaaaggccgggtctctttcaacccttccctctctcaaacgatccctcggatcgagtgagctttctcttctcaatcacttggaacacaaagttcccacaaggaccaccacaagtttggtgtctcttgcctcaattacaagtgagtttgattgcaaagaaaggatcaagaaagaagaaagcaatccaagcgcaagagctcgaaagaacacaagcaaatcactctctctagtcactatggcgttgtgtggaatttggagaggatttgatctctttggtgtgtttagaattgaatgctagagctcttgtagtagttgggaagtggaaaacttggatgcaatgaatggtggggtggttggggtatttatagccccaaccaccaaaagtggcagttgggaggctgtctgttcgatggcgcatcggacagtccggtgcacaccggacatgtccggtgcccccgccacgtcatcactgccgttggattctgaccgttggaacttctgacttgtgggcccgcctgggtgtccggtgcacaccggacatctactgttccttgtccggtgtgccagtatgggcatgcccgacttctgcgcgcgctgcgcgcgcatttaatgcaccgcagagagccgttggcgcggagatagccgttgctccggagttgcaccggacagtccggtgcacaccggacatgtccggtgaattatagcggactagccgttggagtttcccgaagctggcgagttcctgaggccgacctcccttggagcaccggacagtccggtgaattatagcggagtcgcctctggaaattcccgaaggtgacgagttggagttggagtcctctggtgcaccggacatgtccggtggtgcaccggacactgtccggtggcacaccggacagtccggtgcgccagaccagaggtgccttcggttggcccctttgctcctttgttgaatccaaaactgatctttttattggctgagtgtgaaccttttacacctgtataatctatacacttgggcaaactagttagtccaattatttgtgttaggcaattcaaccaccaaaactatttaggaactaggtgtaagcctaattccctttcagtggctacgttatagggtcgatcgttctgaaggggtgcctcctaggccttatatactcgaccgtggggcaatacatgtggatatgataacaacgtgtagctaaaagatagtgaactgtttgagtttatctccctgtagttctgccgacttatcctcgcatggctccgttgcatgggggctccagcgcgggaaagtcggatctctgttgtggtcgctcgctcgacgttgtgggtcgtccgggtttgcaccaatccggcctcatgtcgatctgctttgctggttgtctctccccaggcccacgaaagaatgaccttacgatttattgggcccttgggcctttcgtgaggtcttttactcttttagtggacccgggggatatctatcccccacaagcataCAGAAGTGAAGGCAagttttataacacgacaatcagGTTGGCTATGTTGTATGATGTAGAATGTTGATCTACAAAAGATGACATGTTCAACATTAGATACTTGAGCTCTAAGGAAGATATTCTATCTTATATACATCTTGGGTGTTGAAGTCTTTCAAAGAGTGAATGTTCGGTGAAGAAATATTGAGATCGAGCGATCTCAACATTCCTGATCGTGCATGAAATAACTAactgttagactgtgtgtgtgtgagtgtgtgtgtgggccggcaccactgttgggctgccagcccattagggttagggttgagtcCCTATAAATATGTGTACCACATCTCCTATCAATACATCCACTTTATCATTCTACATGGTATCAGAGGACTAGGTTAGGTTTCATCCTAGCCGCCACCGTTGAGGAAACCGCCTCCCTGGAGGCTCATCCCTCCCTCCTGGGGCGGCTCCCTTCCCCAGCAGCCGCCGcctcctcccctctctctctccagcCGCCGTTGCCCTGATGGTCTAGACCACGCGCAGCTTTAGCCCGCCGTTGGTGTAGGACTCCAGGATGCTACCACCACCGCCGCCGTCACTCGTGTCCTCGGCATCGGCGTCGGTGCCGGTGGGGGCACGGGGCCCTGCGGTGGCCTGGTCCACCTTTGCGCCGCCGAGGATGACGCAGCTCTGTAGCGTGCTGCCGAACACAACCTTCCACCTGAGGACGTCGTCGTCGTTGGTGCCGACGTCGCACACGGGGAGCTCCATGCGGAGGTTGTGGATGCTGCTGAAGTTCTTGAGCACCTGGGCCGGCGAGTGGTGGTGCTGCTGCCGCACCTGCGCCCCCGCGCACCAACACCAGCCCCGCCCTCCCCCGGCGACGCCCGCGCCTCCACACCGGCGGCGTCCGCCCCTCTCTCCCCGGTAGACGGCCGCACTTGCGCCCCCCTCGCACCGGCACCAGCTCGAAGCCTGAGCCTCTGCTCCCTGCCACCAGCttcaacccgtcggctcctaccttcggcctctactccagtctcatcgtgtgtggtgtccccgttgcgactgcggggggatgttagactgtgtgtgtgagtgtgtgtgtgggccggacaccactgttgggctgccgacccattagggttagggttgagtcCCTATAAATATGTGTACCCCATCTCCTATCAATACATCCACTTTATCATTCTACATGGTATCAGACTAGGTTAGGGTTTTTCCTCTTCCCTTCCCActgcagctgccgacggctctctCCCACCCAGCAGCCGCCAGGAGCAGCCGCCTCCCAcctgagccgccgccgccgcccccgggAGGCTCCTCCTCCCTCCCGGGGCAGCCCCTTCCACTGGCGCGACTGTGCACGGACGCGGCCCCTTGCAGCTCGGCGCTGGCGTGGCTGCCCAGCCTCGGCGCGGCAGCCCCCGGCTCAGACGGCGCGCGGCGTGGGTGTGCGTGGCCCCTTGCGCGGGCGCGCCCACGCCGGCCCCGACGCGGGAAACGGCCCGACGGAAGCACCGCGCGTTGCCAGGTGCTGCGGCTTCTTCCTGCGGCGAGAGGAGGCGAGGAAGTCCGGCGCGCGGTCGTGCCCGGCGAAGACCTCCTCCCAGATCTCGGCGAAGGCGCGAAGGATGAGGTGGTGGCGGTGCGGCGAGTTGAGGGACAGGAACCGGTGCAGGAGCTGCTGGAGCTCCGCGCCGCCCACGATCTCCTTCTCCACGATCATCTGCAGCATGGACCGGCGGAAGTCGCCCAGCGGGTCCGTCGACTCCTTCACCACTGCCACGCTCTCCTCCACCCGCCTGGCTCCCTTGCGGCCAGCCCTCTTCCCCCCTCTCCGGCGTCCGCGCCCCCTGCGCAGCCCCTCCCCAGCGGGCGCGGCCTCTCCCGGCGGCGCGGTTCCCCATGGCGCGCCGGAACAGCCCCTGCGCAGCCCCTCCCCAGCGGGCGCGGCCTCTCCCGGTGGCGCGGTTCCCCATGGCGCGCCGGAGCAGCCCCTCTGCTCTCGCGCCCTCTCCTACTCTCCCTCGCTCGGCGCCCGAGCTCCTCCACTCCAGCTCCTGCTCGTCCGGCTCCCTCTGCTCCGCCAGGTCGCGTGCGAGCACAAGCCTCAGGACGCATCCGATTTTCTCCAGATTGCCAGGCACCGCCGCTAGCGCgcagcgcccccccccccccccggccttCCTGCGCGCCCTGCGCACGCCGCCCTCCCACGCGCAGCGCCCTCCGGCCTTCCTGCGCGCCCTGCGCACGCCGTCCTCCTCATCGCGCTAGCCAGCGCCGTCACCGAGTAGCGCCACTCTTCGAACTTCTCCCGTCGCCGGTGCTGCCAACACCCCTTGCCAGGTCCGGCGCAGGGCCCTGCCCGGCTGGACCCGCCCCGTCGCCCACCCCTTCATCGCCTTCGTTGGATCCGCCGCTGTCAcggccttcccggccggatccaCGTTGCTGCGACCTTTCCGGCTCGATCCGCCGTCCCTTTGGCTGGATCGCGTCTTCCTGTCCGGATCCGTCGCTGCCGTGGCCTTCTCGGTCGGATCCGACATTCCCCTTCTTTTCTGCCGCGGGTGAGGACACCATGACCGGCGTAGCCGCGTGCGCTGCCGTCGGCCTCCCTAGCGAGGCTCCTTGACGTCTGGACGATCGAAGAAGCAGGAAGGTCGACCTGCTGGTGCCCTTTTATTGTGTCGCCCTACCgatcgttgacgctcgaacgtcgaccATCCCGAAGATCAGGCTTTTGCTGCGCGTCTTCCGACCGCgaccacctcgacttcggctacctcggcatctaggggctatcgtcttcttggagcacacaccggtctctactccagccgcaacattcgtactatcacgacgctgcgactaggggggatttcaacccgtcggctcctaccttcggcctctactccagtctcatcgtgtgtggtgtccccgttgcgactgcgggggatgttagactgtgtgtgtgagtgtgtgtgggccggacaccactgttgggctgccgacccattagggttagggttgagtcCCTATAAATATGTGTACCCCATCTCCTATCAATACATCCACTTTATCATTCTACACTAACAAATAATACAAAAACCTCCTTGAGGGGGATTGAGGTGGACAGTTAGATCTAACTTGTAGATTAAAATcttagccccctccccctccaaggggtttagggggagatgttgaTCCGGTCAAGCAACTCTTTTCTAAGGAAAGTAGTTGGTTGAGAAATTTCCTTATTACGAAACCAGCTCCAAAACTCGCCTTTGTAGGCTACCCATGTCGGCATTTGCTAGTCAAGTTGTTGGATTCTTAATCAATGGGTGGCAATTCACACAGCTCGCCTCGCTCCCTCCGCCTCTAGAGTGTTCCATTTTTCAGCTGTCAAGGAACCTTCGTCTCGTTTCCTCAGCCTTGCCCCTTCACCAATATTTAATCAAAATAGCAAATTTCTCAACCATTCCACTTATTTGGAAGGGGTGTTTGGGTGTGTTGCAGAAATGCGTATTTGGTGTTGGATTTGTGGTCATACAACAAGGGATCGAATCCGGAGCAAAGATATCAACGTCTAGAGAAGGTAATAATTTTAGACATTGCTAAGATGCCTTTCAATGATCCTTAGGCCATTTGATTTTAAAGCCAGCCGTTCTGACTGTTGTAGCTGCAATTTATAGAGACAAAATACTGTAGAAGTAGTAGAAGCCGGTACGAATTAAAGTCAAGCCAATAGGTTGCTTGATTGAAAAAATTAGTAGAGGGTTAGCTATTGACGGACACATATTCTCAAGGTCCTATCCTGTAGATGACGTACCTCAGCTCAATCGAAGAAAAGATTGTCCATCGTTGATTGAGATGATTTAGGCATGTTCAACAAAAACCTCTAAATATACCAATGCTCAGTGGGATAAGAAGGCACCATAGTAACATGAAGAGGTAGAAAAAAAACTAAAGTTGGTATGTGTAGAGGTAGTTAAATGAGACTCAAAGAAAGAACATACTATACATGGAAAACAATATCCACATGTCTAAACCCTAACTTTAGCTTCTTTTGTGTTTTAACTATATCCTAATGCAACTTGTTTAGGACTAAAAAATAACTTCACTATTATTGTTTGAGGCTAAAAGGTTTTATTGTTGTTGATGATGAATGTCTAATGCCATCTCCTAAAACGTAGCAGCAGGCTTGACAGCCACTGAAACGTAATTTATTATTCTTATTATTCCAACGaaccactcttgaaatgaaatttggCTTACAGTGCACAAACTTAAGATCCGAAATAGAAACTTGCTACAAACAACTAACGTTACAGACTCAAAACTTAATCCCGTGAAAGAGAAAAAACAGAACAAAAGAAATGTATTTCCTCAGCACAAGCCTATCACTTCAATCAAGCTGCGTGGTAGTATCGCACGCTTTATTAATTCTTGACGAAAGTGCTCAGCACATCGAAGTAGTCGGGGAAGGTCTTCCGGGTGCACCCAGGGTCCCGGATGGTCACGGGGACCTCGGcacaggcggcaagggagaaggcCATGGCCATCCTGTGGTCGTCGTACGTGTCGATCGCCGTCACGTTCAGCTTCTCCGGCGGCGTGATGATGCAGTAGTCCGGCCCTTCCTCAACAGATGCTCCCAGCTGTGGAAAACACAGACAGCAACCGAGGATGGAGCGACCGCAGGCAAGCCGCTAAGAGGCAGCGAGCTATGGAAAGACGACGTGAGACATGTGAAGTATGTAGCCTTACCTTGGTTAGCTCCGTCCGGATCGCAACCATCCTCTCGGTCTCCTTTACTCTCCAGGAAGCCACTGCCAACGAGCCAATAGTTTTTAGTCTTGTCAAGTAGTGATGTAGAAGAGGCATGGTTGTAGGGCTGAGAATGTTTTACCGTCTCTGATGGCTGTCGGGCCATCGGCAAAGAGGGCAACCACAGCAAGAGTCATGGCGACATCAGGCATCTTGTTCATGTTGACATCAATCGCCTTGAGGTGTTTCCTCCCAAATGGCTCCCGCGGTGGGCCAGTAACAGTTACGCTAGTCTCGGTCCATGTAACCTTCGCTCCCATCATCTCCAGTACCTCAGCAAACTTCACATCACCCTGAGGTTTCAGCAAATTTGTAAGGAAACGGTTACATGAATTCACCTAAGTATGTCTATTTGACATTTGCAGATGATAATGTTATTTAGTGACTCTGAGAACAATGCTGAAACCAAAAAGACAAAAGCAGTTATTGTAGCACCAGCCAAGAAATCTTTACCTGCAAACTGGTGGTGCCACAACCTTCCACAGTCACAGTCCCTCCAGTAATTGCAGCACCAGCCAAGAAATAGCTTGCGCTTGAGGCATCACCTTCAACATAGGCATTTTTAGGGGACCTGTTGATTGCAAAGAAAAACAAGGTTTCGTTTAGGGAACCACTAACGAACTTATGAAACTGATTTCAGTACAAATGGCTAAGGGAAGCATGTTGCATAACGACATAGATATATCCTTCTAAAGCAATAGAGAAGCAGGTTCACACATCATAGAGGGCCACAGAAAAAAAAAATCAAGTGTCTTTTCCTAAAGATAAGAAGGTATCCATGCCAAGCAGCTACGAGTCCAGCTACCTAGATTCTCTTATAAACCAAGTTTCAATAGTATACATGGTTGTCCTCTGTATAATGGGATAATTAACTGGCTATTTCGGTTCACGCTCTTGACTCCAATAGACTGACTATATTCCGACTGGTAAAATAATTTACAGTCAAAATACTCAGTACTAGTTTTTCCCTGCAATGATTTTTTTTCTACAGTGCATCTATTCAAATATTGATGCGACTGTTTGGAAAACTGAAAACTGAAACATTGGCATCAAAGTAGTGAAATACATTACAGAGCTTACTTGTATTTTTGACCTCCCTTAATGTAGAATCTGTCCCAGCTATCAGAATGCTCTGCTTTCACACCAAAACGCTCCATCAATCTCAATGTCATTTCGACGTAGGGAATGGAGATTAATTTATCAATGATTTCAATCTCCACATCCCCAAGAGCCAAAGGAGCAGCCATCAGCAAGGCACTCAAGTACTGACTGCTGATGGAGCCAGACAGCTTGACCTGTAGAACATAACAATTGTAAGAGCTAATTAATGCTAAAAACAAATGCTATTAGACTAGAAAACAGGCAATGCCCCAGAAGATGGAAATTAATTTGATAAACACATGCCAAGTATTACTTCATTGTTTGCTAGTTAGGGATGaccatttgtaggatattttgtggTGTAGCATCAAATTCAGATCAATCAATGCTTTCCTTACAAATGCAAAAGCTCGACAATAGTTGTACCATTTACAGAAGAATGTAACATGTGGCCCTTAGTAGCTAACCTTGCCACCAGGTAGCCCTCCGATTCCATTGACACGAACAGGTGGGCAGTCAGTGCCAAGGAAacaatcaacatctgcaccaagctGCTTCAATCCGACAACCAAGTCGCCAATGGGTCTCTCCCTCATTCTTGGTACTCCATCAAGCACGTAACTGAAGTTCAAAAACCAATACACCATAAGCCACTAGACATACCCATGGGTTTCATACTAACTCCAGCAAGTAttgtagagagaaagagaggaaACATACGTTGCATTTCCACCAGCAGCAGTAACAGCTGCTGTCAATGGCCGCATTGCAGTTCCAGCATTCCCCAAGAAGAGCTGCACTTCCTCTTTAGAATCCTCAACTGGGAACTTTCCACCACAGCCAACAACTACAGCTCTTTTGGCAGCTTTGTCCGCTTCGACAGAGAGACCAAGAGTCCTCAAGGCCCCGAGCATGTAGTGGACATCCTCACTGTTCAACAGGTTATCAACCACTGTTGTCCCCTGATCAAAGATTAAAAAACATATAATTAATAAGCAACAAGTATTTTGTTATGTTAGTAGCGAGGTTACCTTTTTTTGTTGTGAAATCGTCATTAAGAAGTTAATGATGCTAGTTTTCTGACAAAGTTTGTTAAAAACAACGTAAAGGATCGTCCGTGCTCCACTGTTTATCATGACGATGGCATAAGATCAACCCTTGAGGGCGAGTTCTTTGCGCCCAAATTTCATAAGGTTGTTCACCAAACACCAAGAAGAGACAGCATGCCATCACAAGAACGAGTAGCCGAGTACAGGCCGATAGGGGAACATCCAATTTTCTAGTGTTTATTTACACCTAGCTTTTGCGGTACCGATTTATCAATATTAATCCGTATACAAACTACTAGACAAATTAGAGAGAGCTAGGCATGCGACATGCGGTGCATCTGATCGTGAGATGGATTACACCGAGAATCCATGGTATTCGACAGGCAAAACATTTAGGTAGCAGTGAGACAGGGCAGCGCAGCAAGCACCAAAATCGCTCACCTCGGACAGGGCGGCGAGCAGGAGGATCCGGTTGGAAAGCGACTTGGACCCCGGCAGCTTGACGGTGCCGGAGATCTCCTTGATGGGCTGCAGCACGATCTCCTCGGCACCCGCctgcaccgccgccgccgctgccgccgccggcgGCGCGGCGATCACGCGGCGCCCAGGCGCCCGCAGCCCGCGGacggcggggcgggcgggcgggcgcgccGAGCTCGGGCGGTGGTGGCGGCGCGACGGCGCGGCGAGGTCCAGCGACACGGTGCCCGCGGCGGccttggtcgccatggccgccATTGCCGACGCCGATGGTTGGTAGGGCGGGCGGCCTGGGCGCGCGGGGTTGGGGAGAGTGGGTTGGTTTGGTTCGCCTCGCGGTTGGTGGCGTGGACTGGACTGCCACCTGCACGGGGTCGGGGAGGAAGAAATAGAAGCGGGCTGGGAGCCGGTGAGGTGAGCCTAGGACCTGACAACTGAGAGAGAGGAACGGCAAGCTCTCGCTGCCTGCCACCAACCCCCGCGACACGACGCGCTGCAGCGGTGCCGTCTAGTAGCAGATCTGGGCGCGAGAGAGACCATGAGAGGGGCGAGGGGGAAGTAGGTGGGCGCATCCGGCGGGCCGGAGTTAGTTGTTGGTTTTTTTCTTCGTCTTCCTTTTCCACAAGTGTGCACACTGGACACGAATGAAACGTTAGAATCTCGAATCCAGGACGGGCCGTGATTACATTCATTTTTTTTTCGAGTTAGCCTTTCACGAAATAGTTTTGAGTTAATATAGACCGTCTCTTAATATTAAAACCTAGGAACATCATGATCTAGAAGTACGGCGAACCGATGATTATATCGTGTCGGTTCAAGCACGACACATATAAAAACTGATGTGTATTTTAAAAATATACAAGAAAGAGAAAATATTTAAAATATATTACTATGTCTAGCAAAGTGACTTAaaattgatatatatatatattaatatatatatatatattgtgttAGGATATTCAACTAAGTATCAATGATTTCTATAACATTTTTTTGAAGAGATGAAAATTATTGGAACATAAAATAACCATTAAAATATTATTTATTGGGTTTTAAATCGTGCCTTACTTTGTGTCGTGTCGGTCAAAACACGACACATCTAATCGTGTTGTGCTTTGTCGTCTATTTTTAAGGCATCGTGTCAGACTATGTTTTAGACTACTATTTTTAGGTCGTGTCTAGACGGTCCCAAATGTCACTACCAAATTTACAAGTAGACCAGCGTTGTTTTCCGTTTTTTCATCCAAAATGGTACTTTTGGAAAACTTTATAAGCAAGAAAATATGAGGAAAATCAGAAACAATTGCAAAACTGATTTTAGGTATTTTTCTAGCCAATGTTTTGGTCCTCGAATTTTACGCATAATTTACACAGAATTGTTCTACGAGGAGCAAAAGGAGATACTAAGATCAATGATAATATATGTATTGTTCGTTCTTATTTAATATTGTGTACTAATATTTCATCGAATATTTACGGGTGTCGCAATGTACAGCATAAGGCGATTATTATGCAACTATACCTTATATGTAAGTCTGCAAGCGAACCTTATGTTCCGTTGTAAAAATCTAAGTGAGTTGGTGACGGAAGAgtctaagggcatgtacaacggCATTAACTTTGCCGTCTGTATACTGCCATCTCAGCAAAATAacctgacgtggaagagattaaATGAAGGGAGAGATCGCTCCCGTCGTCTCGCAAGGCGACGGCGACGGCTCGTGCTCCCATGCCTTATCGTCGGTAAAATCGCCATTGTACGATGCGGCTGCGACTCATCGACAAGCGAAGGTGATTTGATGTGCGTGTGCCTGAGTCTGAAACTGATGTGCGTGTGCATGAGTCTGAAACTGTTTGCGTGTCCTGTGCGTGTCCTGTGCGTGTCTTGTGGACAACATCAGTTTTGCGTGTGCATGAGGATATGCTCCTGTATAAATTGTTGCAGGGTGTTAGCAGGTTAGTCACTCCATCCACAATGTCAAACGAACCAGAGGGAGAGTTTGATCCTTTCGAGTTGGATCCCAGTGAAGTTTACACGTTAGAAGATTTCCTTGCCGAGGATGAAATATTAGATGAATTTGGAAGGAAGATCGAAGAGAATTTGAAGGTTGCAATCGATGGAGAAGCATCGAATCCACCTCGCCGCAGACGCCTCTCCGGAATCAGGAGAGTTATTCCAAGGAATCGACAAGGTGCGCATGATGATCTTGTAGCAAATTATTTCTCTGCAAATCCTATCTACACCGACGAGATGTTCCGTAGGAGGTTCCGTATGAGAAGGCCGCTTTTTCTTCGCATTGTGGAAAAACTTGGTGAGTGGTCCTCTTATTTTACACAGCGAGCAGATGTCACTGGTAAAGATGGCCACTCACCACTCCAAAAGTGTACTGCGGCAATTCGGATGCTTGCATATGGCAGCTCAGCTGATCAACTTGATGAAGTTTTGAAGATTGGCACAAGCACGGCTTTAGAGTGTTTGGGAAATTTTGCCAAAGGGGTGATAGAATGCTTTGGTCCAGAGTACTTGCGTCCTCCAAGGAGTGACGAGCTAGAAAATATACTTCAACAAAATGAGTCT
It encodes:
- the LOC542727 gene encoding 3-phosphoshikimate 1-carboxyvinyltransferase 2; the protein is MAAMATKAAAGTVSLDLAAPSRRHHRPSSARPPARPAVRGLRAPGRRVIAAPPAAAAAAAVQAGAEEIVLQPIKEISGTVKLPGSKSLSNRILLLAALSEGTTVVDNLLNSEDVHYMLGALRTLGLSVEADKAAKRAVVVGCGGKFPVEDSKEEVQLFLGNAGTAMRPLTAAVTAAGGNATYVLDGVPRMRERPIGDLVVGLKQLGADVDCFLGTDCPPVRVNGIGGLPGGKVKLSGSISSQYLSALLMAAPLALGDVEIEIIDKLISIPYVEMTLRLMERFGVKAEHSDSWDRFYIKGGQKYKSPKNAYVEGDASSASYFLAGAAITGGTVTVEGCGTTSLQGDVKFAEVLEMMGAKVTWTETSVTVTGPPREPFGRKHLKAIDVNMNKMPDVAMTLAVVALFADGPTAIRDVASWRVKETERMVAIRTELTKLGASVEEGPDYCIITPPEKLNVTAIDTYDDHRMAMAFSLAACAEVPVTIRDPGCTRKTFPDYFDVLSTFVKN
- the LOC118473432 gene encoding uncharacterized protein — protein: MSNEPEGEFDPFELDPSEVYTLEDFLAEDEILDEFGRKIEENLKVAIDGEASNPPRRRRLSGIRRVIPRNRQGAHDDLVANYFSANPIYTDEMFRRRFRMRRPLFLRIVEKLGEWSSYFTQRADVTGKDGHSPLQKCTAAIRMLAYGSSADQLDEVLKIGTSTALECLGNFAKGVIECFGPEYLRPPRSDELENILQQNESRGFPGMIGSIDCMHWAWKNCPKGWAGMFTRGDKGVPTMILEAVASRDLRIWHAFFGTAGSQNDINVLNKSTLFIDVLRGEAPKVHYTVNGNQYETPYYLADRIYPEWAVFVKTIHLPQLEKDKLFALRQESTRKDVECAFGVLQSRFDIVR